The Schizosaccharomyces pombe strain 972h- genome assembly, chromosome: I genome contains a region encoding:
- the med1 gene encoding mediator complex subunit Med1 — protein MDRPHLFSEVHFRRNASNPNQINWTRYWIDCLSSVPWNDISVTGFEYLAKKYGLEVFQDSSKPNEVVLSLAGKIILIDITVPINASPKDINVVLAFANASGEQYNNPVAEKLLKDAIYNCNTPLFEKNVKWLATFDHSSPSVQQSCFQYLDSLSSSLNAIYEAELSLLAQEENVIMHGNGKPLSNYEGQLGLRIVYWKLLDKTYSTQIFMDNLSHESLPHLLFGYNLLNSPPILQSSKINWALENTLTPIPTTMELVFDDINLIIPEQGVKPLLDLLHVHDITIPWPVQNYSHMLGLPSKSTVNYKFINKNQAIQLTGFDVSARSLRHVPFHHPKQIRGILAIVRQYLLLQLILENIKSADLAETAASSSLHLSLYFKEHPIVHAQYQEINKLNNSEQIIIVLSVLSDGRLNVDYMSSGGKELSKQQSHVFQKLIQQTCNIGLAIEVFIKKVVN, from the exons ATGGATAGACCACATCTCTTTTCTGAAGTTCATTTCCGTCGAAACGCCTCTAACCCCAATCAGATTAACTGGACGCGTTATTGGATTGATTGTCTATCATCAGTTCCTTGGAATGATATCTCTGTAACTGGATTTGAATATTTGGCTAAAAAGTATGGTCTGGAGGTTTTTCAAGACTCCTCCAAACCCAATGAAGTGGTCCTCAGTTTAGCtggaaaaataattttgatcGAC ATCACTGTTCCCATAAATGCGTCTCCAAAAGATATCAACGTTGTTTTGGCTTTTGCAAACGCTAGTGGTGAGCAATATAATAATCCTGTTGCAGAAAAATTACTTAAGGATGCAATTTACAATTGCAATACCCCActatttgaaaagaatgtCAAATGGTTGGCTACCTTTGATCACTCCTCTCCTTCGGTCCAACAAAGTTGTTTCCAATATTTAGACTCACTATCCTCTTCTTTAAATGCTATTTATGAAGCAGAATTATCTTTGCTAGCacaagaagaaaatgttaTAATGCATGGAAACGGAAAGCCTCTCAGTAATTACGAAGGACAACTTGGTTTGCGTATTGTATACTGGAAGCTTTTGGATAAAACCTATAGcactcaaatttttatggATAATTTGTCTCATGAGTCGCTACCTCACTTGTTATTCGgatataatttattaaattctCCTCCTATCCTCCaatcatcaaaaattaattggGCACTTGAAAATACTTTGACACCTATTCCTACAACAATGGAACTAGTTTTTGATGATatcaatttaataataCCAGAGCAGGGCGTCAAACCTTTACTTGATTTGCTTCATGTCCATGACATTACCATTCCTTGGCCTGTCCAAAATTATAGTCATATG CTTGGTTTACCTTCAAAATCAACCGTGAACtacaaattcattaataaaaatcaagCCATCCAGCTAACAGGGTTCGATGTTTCCGCACGTTCTTTGCGTCACGTACCGTTTCATCATCCCAAGCAAATTCGAGGAATACTTGCTATTGTACGccaatatttattattacaattgattttggaaaatatcAAATCAGCAGATTTAGCAGAGACTGCGGCATCTTCCTCCCTTCACCTCTCTCTATATTTTAAGGAGCATCCGATCGTTCATGCCCAATATCAAGAAATCAACAAACTGAATAATTCCGAACAAATTATCATTGTTCTATCCGTATTGTCAGATGGAAGACTGAATGTTGATTATATGTCTAGTGGTGGCAAAGAATTGTCAAAACAACAGTCTcatgtttttcaaaaacttataCAACAAACATGTAACATCGGACTTGCGATAGAAGTGTTTATAAAGAAAGTCGTTAATTAG